The sequence below is a genomic window from Streptomyces sudanensis.
GGCCGGAGACCAGGTGGGCCGGGTGCGCGACCTCGTCGCCATGCTCCGGGTGGGGCGGCGTCCGCCCCGGGTGCTGGGGCTGGTCGTGGAGGTGATCGGCCGCCGCCGGATCTTCCTGCCGATGACCCGGGTGACGGGCATCGAGTCCGGCCAGGTCATCACGACGGGCGTGCTGAACGTCCGGCGCTTCGAACAGCGCCCCACCGAGCGCCTCGTCCTCGGCGAGCTCCTCGACCGGCGGGTCAGGCTGGTCGACGGGGGCGACGAGGTGACCGTCCTGGACGTGGCGATGAGCCGGCTGCCCGCCCGCCGCGACTGGGAGATCGACCGGGTCTTCGTACGGCGCGGCAGCCGCGGGGCGCTGCGCCGCAGGGGCGAGACGCTGACCGTCGAGTGGTCGGCGGTCACCGGCTTCTCCCTGGAGGAGGACGCGCAGGGCGCGGAGAACCTGGTCGCCACGTTCGAGCGGATGCGCCCGGCGGACCTGGCGAACGCGCTGCACCACCTGACGCCCAAGCGCCGCGCCGAGGTCGCCGCCGCCCTCCACGACGACCGGCTGGCCGACGTCCTGGAGGAGCTGCCCGAGGACGACCAGATCGAGATCCTCGGCAAGCTGAAGGCGGAGCGCGCCGCGGACGTCCTGGAGGCCATGGACCCGGACGACGCCGCGGACCTGCTGTCGGAGCTGCCGGAGGACGAGAAGGAACGGTTGCTCACCCTGATGCGCCCGGACGACGCCGCGGACGTGCGGCGGCTGATGTCGTACGAGGAGCGCACCGCGGGCGGGCTGATGACGACCGAGCCGATCGTGCTGCGCCCGGACGCGACGGTGGCGGACGCCCTCGCCCGCGTCCGCCAGCAGGACCTCTCCCCCGCGCTGGCCGCGCAGGTGTACGTGTGCCGGCCGCCCGACGAGACGCCGACCGGGAAGTTCCTCGGGACGGTCCACTTCCAGCGGCTGCTGCGGGACCCGCCGTTCACCCTGGTCTCCGCGATCGTCGACACGGACCTGGAGCCGCTGTCGCCCGGCACCCCGCTGCCCGCCGTGGCCAGCCACCTCGCCGCGTACAACCTGGTCGCGGCGCCGGTCGTCGACGACGGCGGGTCGCTGCTGGGCGCCGTCACCGTCGACGACGTACTGGACCACCTGCTGCCGGAGGACTGGCGGGAGACCGAGTTCGGTCCGGAAGCGGAGCGGGAGGCGGCGTATGGTGCCTGACCGCACCCCGGAGCGGGGCGCCGGGCGCGACCGCGCCGGCCAGCGGGAGCGCCCCGGCCACCACCAGCGGGAGCGGACCGTGCCCCGGGCCCGCCTCGACCAGCCGCTGGACCAGCCGCGCGTACGGCGCCCGAGGCTGCTGCCGGAGTACGACCCGGAGGCGTTCGGGCGGCTGTCGGAGCGGATCGCCCGGTTCCTCGGCACGGGCCGCTTCATCGTGTGGATGACCGGGGTCATCATCGCGTGGCTGACCTGGAACATCACCATGCCGGACGCGCTGCGCTTCGACCCGTACCCGTTCATCTTCCTCACGCTGATGCTGTCGCTCCAGGCGTCGTACGCGGCGCCGCTGATCCTGCTCGCGCAGAACCGGCAGGACGACCGGGACCGGGTCAACCTGGAGCAGGACCGGGCGCAGAACGAGCGGTCGATCGCCGACACCGAGTACCTGACGCGGGAGATCGCGGCGCTGCGCATGGGCCTCGGCGAGGTCGCCACCCGCGACTGGATCCGCTCCGAGCTGGAGGACATGGTCAAGGAGCTGGAGGGCCGGGGGGCGGTATTCCCGCCGGCCGCGCCCCGGCGGAGTGACGAAGGCGACCGCTGACCGGCTTTCCGGGGGGCGCCGCGGGAGCCGTACCATCGTCCGTATGACGACGGAAGACGCGGTGCGCGAGGCACTGGCGACGGTGAACGACCCCGAGATCCACCGGCCGATCACCGAGCTCGGCATGGTCAAGTCGGTCGAGGTCGGGGCGGACGGCGCGGTCGCCGTGGCGGTGTACCTGACGGTCTCCGGCTGCCCGATGCGCGACACGATCACGAAGAACGTGAGCGAGGCGGTCTCCCGCGTCGAGGGCGTCACCCGCGTCGACGTGTCGCTGGACGTCATGAGCGACGAGCAGCGCAAGGAGCTGGCCGCCGCGCTGCGCGGCACGACCGCCGAGCGCGAGGTGCCCTTCGCCAAGCCCGGCTCGCTGACCCGGGTGTACGCGGTGGCGTCCGGCAAGGGCGGCGTCGGCAAGTCGTCGGTGACGGTGAACCTCGCCGCCGCGATGGCCGCCGACGGGCTGAAGGTCGGTGTCGTGGACGCCGACATCTACGGCCACAGCGTGCCCCGCATGCTGGGCGCCGACGGGCGGCCCACCCAGGTCGAGAACATGATCATGCCGCCGTCCGCGAACGGCGTGAAGGTCATCTCGATCGGCATGTTCACCCCCGGCAACGCCCCGGTCGTGTGGCGCGGCCCGATGCTGCACCGCGCGCTCCAGCAGTTCCTCGCGGACGTCTACTGGGGCGACCTGGACGTGCTGCTGATGGACCTCCCGCCGGGCACGGGCGACATCGCGATCTCCGTGGCGCAGCTCGTGCCGAACGCCGAGATCCTCGTCGTCACCACGCCGCAGCAGGCGGCGGCCGAGGTGGCGGAGCGGGCCGGCTCGATCGCGGTGCAGACCCACCAGAAGATCGTCGGCGTGGTGGAGAACATGGCGGGCCTGCCGTGCCCGCACTGCGGCGAGATGGTGGACGTGTTCGGCACCGGCGGCGGCCAGCGGGTCGCGGACGGGCTGACGCGGACGACCGGCGCGACGGTGCCGGTGCTCGGCTCCATCCCGATCGACGTGCGGCTGCGGGAGGGCGGCGACGAGGGCAGGCCCGTCGTGCTGTCCGACCCCGGCTCACCGGCCGGCACGGCGCTGCGCACCATCGCGGGCAAGCTCGGCGGCCGGCAGCGGGGCCTGGCGGGCATGTCCCTGGGCATCACGCCGCGCAACAAGTTCTGAGGTCCGGGGCGCGCCCGTCTCCCGGGCGTACGGCCGCGAGGTGCGCCGGAGGGGCGCCGCCCGTGCGGGGCGGCGCCCCTCCGGCGCACCCGGGGCCTCCCTGGCGGCCTCCCGGTCAGGCGTACGCGGAGAGGTCCGCGACGACGGCGAAGCCGAGCCCGTACGCGCTCATCCCCCGGCCGTAGGCGCCCAGGTGGACGCCGCGGGCGGTGCTGCCGGCGAGGACCCAGCCGAACTCGGACTCGCGGTAGTGGAACGGCTGCGGCACTCCGTCCACGGGCAGCGACAGCGTCGTCCAGGCGGGGCCGTCCAGGTCGTGGGCGAGTTCGAACGCGGTCTCCGTCTGCTGGTCCAGCCACTCGTCGCGCAGCGTGTGGTCGAGCTGCGGCGGCCAGGTGTACGCCAGGAGCCCCGAGCCGGCCAGCCAGGCCGCCGAGGACACGCTGGTGGCCTCCAGGACGCCGGTGCCGTCTCCGGAGCCGCGCACCGGGCGGGCGGCGACGGTGACGACGACCGTGAAGCCGCCCTGCTCCCGCCCGGCGGCCTCCGGCCGTATGGACGGCTCCTCGCCGTGGCCGGTCGAGCCGTGCCGGACGGTGCCGTCCGCCTCCGTACCGGCCTGCATCAGCCAGCGCGGGCCGGTGAACGCCTCGTCCAGCCCGTACCAGGGGAAGGAGGCCCGCAGGTACGCGTCGACGGCGCGGCCGCCCTCGGACGCGGGTGCGCCGCCGGACGCCGGCCGCTCCCGCGCCTCCGTCCGTCTCGTGGTCTCCATCTCGCCGGCCGCCTCCTCGTATCCGTTCGGACAGAGGGAGAGGATATCGACCGGGGCCGGGCCCGTCCGGGAGGGCCGGCTCCGGTGGGGTGCCCGGTGGTCCGGGTGGCCCAGTCCGTTCAGGTGGCGTCCGCGTCGAAGGGCGGCCGGTCCTCCGCCCGGGGTGCGTCGTGCTTCTTCAGGAGGTCGGGCGTGGAGCGGGCNGGGGCNGGGGCGGCCGGGGCGGTGCCTCTGACGGCGCCGGCCACCTCGTCGATCTCCTTGCGGAGGTCGAAGCTGCTGCGCAGCTCCCGGATGTCCCGCAGGTCGTGGTTGTCGGCCAGCTGCTTGCGGACGAACGTCCTCGGGTTGAGGTCCTCGAACTCGAAGTCCTTGAAGTCGGGCCCGAGTTCGCTGCGGATGTCCTGCTTGGCGCTCTCGGAGAAGTCCCTGATCCTGCGGAGGAAGCGGCTGACGTCCTGGATGAGCTGGGGCAGCTTGTCGGGACCCCAGATGAGCACGGCGAGGATCACCAGCGTCACCACCTCGAGTCCGCCTATGTCACTGAACACCTTGCTCCTCCTCGGGTCTCCGCCGCACCAAGGTACCCGCTCCGCCCGTGCGGCGGGACTGCCGCCGGGCGGTCGGGCCGCTCGTCCGTTCAGTCGTCCGCCGACGAGCCGAGCGTGAGGGTCCGGGGGGCCTCGCGGCCGTCGCGCCGCACGGTGAGGCGGAGGTCGTCGCCGGGGCGGTGGCCGCGGATCTTGGCGATCAGCTCCTCCGCGTCGTGGACGCGCTCGCCGTCGACCTCGGTGATGACGTCGCCGGAGCGGATGCCCGCCTTGTCGGCGGGACCGCCGGGGACGACGGCCGCGCCGCCGCCCCGGGCCTCGCCCGCGACGCGGGCGCCGTCACCGGTGAACTTCATGTCGAGGCTGACGCCGATGACGGGGTGCGTGGCCTTGCCGGTGTTGATGAGCTCCTCGGCGACGCGCTTGCCCTGGTTGATGGGGATCGCGAAGCCCAGGCCGATCGAGCCGGACTGGCCGCCGTCGATGCCGGAGTCGCTGTCGGCGGCGCGGATGGCGCTGTTGACGCCGATGACACGGGCCCGGGAGTCGAGGAGCGGCCCGCCGGAGTTGCCCGGGTTTATCGGGGCGTCGGTCTGGAGGGCGTCGACGTAGCTGACGTCGCTGCCGTCGCCCTTCTTCCCACCGGCGGTGATGGGGCGGCCCTTGGCGCTGATGATGCCGGAGGTGACGGTGTTCTGGAGGTCGAAGGGGGCACCGATGGCGACGACCGGGTCGCCGACGCGGACGCCGTCGGAGTCGCCGAGCGGGAGGGGCGTGAGGTTCGACACCCCGCTGACCCGGACGACGGCGAGGTCGTAACCGCTGTCGCCGCCGACCAGGGTGGCCCCGGCGGTCTCGCCTCCGCTGAAGGTGACGGTGATGTCGCCCCCGGCGTCGGCGGAGTCCACGACGTGGTGGTTGGTGAGGATGTGGCCGCGCCGGTCGAGGACGAAGCCGGTGCCCGTGCCCTGCTCGCCGCCGCCGGCGACGTGGAGGGTGACGACGCCGGGCAGGGCGCGGGCGGCGATGCCGGCGACGCTGTCGGGCGCGCGGTCTGCGGTGTCCGCCGCGGCCTGGGGCAGCTCGACGGTGGTGAGGCCGCCGTTGCGCTCCACGTACGCGCCGACCGCGCCGCCGAGGACACCGGTGAGCAGGGCGAACACCAGCGCGCCGACGAGTCCGAGCCCCCTGCGCGACCGCGGCGTCCGCACGCCGTCGGGGTGGGCGGTGAGCGGCTGCGCGGCGGGACCGCTCCAGGGGTCGTACTGCCCCCACTGCGCGGGGGCGGGATGGGGAGTGTGTCCGGGAGTGCCGTAGGCGGGCGGCGGGACGGCCGCGGGCCGCTGCACGGGGTGCGGGTGCCCAGGGGCCGGGCTCCCCGTAGGGCGGTGTCCGGTACTCGTCGGGCTCGTGCAGGGGCCCTGCGCTCCCGGTGGGACGCCCGGCGGTCACGGCACCGGCCCCGTCCGGGGCGGGAGCGGGGTCGTACGTCCCGTCCGGGGCGGGTGCGGCGGGCACCCCCTCCGGCGCCGGAACGGCGGCGCGGTCGGGCATCCCGCCCGGTGCGGGGACGGGCGTCTCCCGCGGGGTCGCGTGCGCCGCTCCGGGCGCGGTGGCGACGCCCTCGGCGTGCACCGGGGCGGCCGGCCGGGCCGGCTCGGCCCGGGGGGCGTCCGGTCCGCCCGGTGCGGGGACGGGGGCGGGACNNNNNNNNGCCGTGGGCGCCTCGGCGGCCGGAGGCGCGGTCGCGGGCNNCGCCGGGCCCCGGCAGCACCGGCGGGGCGGGGTCCGGGGATGCCGGGTGGCTCTGCCGCGTCCGTCCCGGCTGCGTGGGCTTCCCGTCGTCCATGCTCTCCCCGCTACTGGCCACTCAGCGCCCCTCCGGCGCCCCTGACCGTGGATTCAACCAGGCCCGCCGGAGCGCCGTTCACGGTGGCCGGGGGCGTCCGGTACGACGGGTACGAGACCGGCAGGGGATCGGGGGCGCCCACCAGGGGCAGGACGCCGGTGCCGACCCGCGGGGGCGCCGCGTGCAGAAACGGTACGGCCGCCGGGTACCGGGTGCGGACCTGCGCTCCGGGCAGCAGGGGGGCGGGCCGGTCGGCGAACCGGCCCGTGGCGGCGCCCGCGCCCGCGGGGGTACGGCGGGCACCCTCCGCGGGCGCGGCGGACTGCCCCGCGGACGGCGACCGCAGGGGCGTCACGCTGCTTCCGGGGGCCTCTCCACGGGCCTCCACCGTCCCGCCCGTCGGTATCGCCCCGCCCAGGGCGATCGCCGCGAACGAGACGGCGCCGGCCGCCGCGAACACGAACCTCCGGCCGCGCCACGCGGGCCGCTCCGCCTCCCGGCCGGTCCCGTGGATGCGGAAGCCCCCGCGCGCGGCCGGTGCGTGCCCGCCCAGGGGCAGGTGGGGGAAGCCGCCGGGTCTCGCCAGGAACGTCCCGGCCCCGGGGCCGGACCGCACGGAGCGGCCCGGACCGTGCCCGGGCCGCCGGGCCCCGGCTCCCGGACCGCCGCCCCCGAACGGCCGTCCGCCGTCCTGCGCGGCGCCCTCGGACAGCCCTTGGAGGCGCGCGAGCAGCCCTTCGGAGGGCGGCGGCGGGGCGGACTCGGCGAAGAAGCTCTTGACGCGGCGCTGCGCGTCGGCCTCGGCCTTGCAGCGGGCGCAGGTCGCCAGGTGGGCGAGGACCCGCTCGCGGGCGTCATGGCCCAGCTCGCCGTCGACCAGCGCGGCGAGCCGGTCCCCCAGATGGTGTTCCGCGGGGGTCGGACGTACGCCACTCACGCGGTTCCGCCCTCCCCGCCCACGGCGGCGAAGGCACGCCCCGCGACGACGCGCTGCCCGGCCCGCGCCTCGGGCGACCGGTGCTTGAGCGCCTTGCGCAGGTGCGACCGGCCGCGGTGGATCCGGCTGCGGACCGTGCCGAGCTTCACGCCGAGGGTCGCGGCGATCTCCTCGTACGACAGGCCCTCGATGTCGCAGAGCACGACGGCCGCGCGGAACTCCGGCGCCAGCGTGTCCAGCGCCTGCTGCACGTCCGCGTCGAAGTGGGTGTCGTGGAAGACCTGCTGGGGCGACGGGTCGCGGCTGGGCAGCCGCTCCGCGGCGTCCTCGCCGAGCGCGTCGAACCGGATGCGCTGCTTGCGGCGCACCGTGTCCAGGAAGAGGTTGGTGGTGATGCGGTGCAGCCAGCCCTCGAACGTGCCCGGCGTGTACGTCGACAGGGAGCGGAAGACGCGGACGAAGACCTCCTGCGTCAGGTCCTCGGCGTCGTGCTGGTTGCCCGTCAGGCGGTAGGCGAGGCGGTAGACGCGACCGCTGTGGGTGCTGACGATCTCCTCCCAGGTCGGAGGGGCCCACGCCTGCGGTTCCGCATCCGGTGCGAAGGTCGCCGTCGTGGCTGCGGTCTCGGTGGCGGCGCGGGTGCTGTCAGCGATGTCGGTCACGGATTTCGGCTCACCCGCCGACCTGAGGAAGCGCCGCAACCGCAGCGCCCCTCTCCGATCCACAGGCTCGGCCGCACCTCCCCTGTCGGCTCCGGTGGTGTCCAGTGGAGCCCCTACCATAGCCACCTCGCCCGTTAGTTCCGGATAAGAATCTTTACGAGAATTTGGGGCCGCCCCCGGGTCCCGCCCTGCCGGCCACCCCTCCTCCCAACGCACAGTCCCATCTGCGGGTTCCCCGCGGCGAGCGGCTACAGTCACCGTTGCCGCCTACGGGAACAGGAGAGGGTCATTACCGCCAACCGGCAGACGAGCTGGGCCTTCGCCGACGCCTTCGCCGCCGAGGACGAGGCGCTGCACTGGGCCCGCGACCGGGCCCGGGAGGCAGGGGTGCCCTCGGTGTCCCCCGGCACCGGCGCCGCGCTGCGGATGCTCGCCGCCACGGCGGACGCCAAGGCCGTCGCGGAGATCGGCACGGGCACCGGCGTCTCCGGGATCTACCTCCTGCTGGGCATGCGGCCGGACGGGGTGCTGACCACCGTGGACCCGGAGCCGGACCGGCAGCAGTTCGCCCGGCAGGCGTTCCGGGCGGCCGGGTTCGCCGGGAACCGGGCGCGCTTCATCCCCGGCCGGGCGCTGGACGTGCTGCCGAGGCTGGCCGACGGCGGGTACGACGTCGTCTTCTGCGACGGCGACCGGACCGAGTACCCGGCGTACCTCGACGAGTCGCTGCGGCTGCTGCGGCCGGGCGGGCTGGTGTGCTTCGAGGGCGTGTTCGCGGACGGCCGCACGGTCGACTCGGGCGTCCAGCCGTCCGAGGTCCTGACGCTGCGCGAGCTGCTGCGGACGGTGCGGGAGAGCGACGAGCTGGTGCCGTCGCTGCTGCCGGTCGGCGACGGGCTGCTCTGCGCCGTGCGCCGCGGCTGACCTGCGGCCGGGCGCCCGCGCGGCCCGGTGGCGGCGCCCGGAACGCGATCACCCCGGCGCGGTGGTCACACCGGCCGGGGCGATCGGGAAAACGTGGGCGCAAGCGTCAGCTCGTGACCTTCTTCAGCTCCTCGCCGAGGGCTACGGCCTCGTCCGGGGTCAGCTCGACGACAAGCCGACCGCCGCCTTCGAGCGGAACGCGCATGACGATGCCCCGCCCCTCCTTGGTCACCTCGAGCGGGCCGTCGCCCGTCCGCGGCTTCATGGCCGCCATGCTCGTTCCCCTTCCTGAAACCAGCTCATCGATCAGCCGACGGCCCCGTGGAAGGGCGCGGACCGGCGTCGAACACAATGCTTCCAGGTCATTATCCCGCATGGTGACGCCCGATGACCAACATCGGACGGCATCGCTTGCGCAACGCGATCGCACAAAACAGCTCATTTCGGCGATGGTGCTGCCATACTTCGCCATCGCGGCGCCCGGTCCGGGGCCCGGCGTTTGACGCAGGTCACATGCCGGAGCCCGATGATCTCCGCCATGCTGGGCGGGACACCACCACCGGAGCCGCAGAGGGGACCCCGCCATGGCCGACACCGTGCTGTACGAGGTGAGCGAAGGACTCGCGACCGTCACCATCAACCGGCCCGACGCGATGAACGCGATGAACACCGAGGCGAAGGTCGCGCTGCGGGACGCCCTGCAGGCCGCGGGCGCCGACCCGGCCGTGCGCGCGGTGCTGCTGACCGCGACGGGCCGGGCGTTCTGCGTAGGGCAGGACCTCAAGGAGCACGTGCGGTCGCTGACCGGCGAGGACGCGATGCGGACGGTGCGGGAGCACTACAACCCGATCGTCCGGGCGATCACCGGCATGCCGAAGCCCGTGGTGGCCGGGGTGAACGGGGTCGCGGCGGGCGCGGGCTTCGGCTTCGCGCTGGCGGCGGACTACCGGGTCGTCGCCGACACGGCGTCGTTCAACACGTCCTTCGCGGGCGTGGCGCTCAGCGCCGACTCGGGCCTCTCCTGGATGCTGCCGCGCCTGATCGGCGCCTCCCGCGCCGCCGACCTGATGCTGTTCCCGCGCTCCCTGCCGGCGGGCGAGGCGTACGAGCTGGGCCTGGTGAACAGGCTCGTGCCGGCCGCCGAACTGGCCGCCGAGGCGGAGAGGACCGCCCGCGCCCTCGCGGAGGGGCCCACGCTCGCGTACGCGTCGATCAAGGAGGCCATGGCGTACGGCGCCGGGCACACCCTGGAGGAGTCCCTGGTCAAGGAGGACGAGCTCCAGACCCGGGCGGGCGCCTCCGAGGACCACCGGATCGCGGTGGAGGCGTTCCTCGCGAAGGAGAAGCCGAAGTACGTCGGCCGCTAGGAGGCCGGGGCCGCGGGGCGCGCGGCGCGGGCGACGCAGTCCGACAGGTGGTCGTCGACCAGGCCGCACGCCTGCATCAGCGCGTACGCCGTGGTGGGCCCGACGAAGCGGATGCCGCGCCGCTTCAGGGCCTTCGCCAGGGCCGTCGACTCCGGGGTGAGCGCCGGGACGTCCGCGAGCGTGCGCGGGGCCGGGCGGGCCGCCGGGTCGGGCGCGTGGGACCAGACCAGCGCGTCGAGCTCGCCGGGCTCCCACCCGGCGAGCTCGCGCGCGTTGGCGAGCGTCGCGTCGATCTTGGCGCGGTTGCGGATGATGCCCCCGTCGGCGAGCAGCCGCTCCCGGTCGGCCTCCGTGAACGCGGCGACCTCCGCGATCCGGAAGCCGGCGAAGGCCCGCCGGAAGCCCTCCCGGCGGCGCAGGATGGTGATCCACGACAGGCCGGACTGGAACGCCTCCAGGCTCAGCCGTTCGAACAGCGCGTCGTCGCCGCGGACCGGGCGGCCCCACTCGTCGTCGTGGTACCGGAGGTAGTCGGGGGCCGAAAGGCCCCACGGGCAGCGGGGCGCGCCGTCCGGACCGGGTGCGGCCGCGCCGGTCACCGCTCCCCCTCGCCGTCCTCCGCGCCGCGGTCCGGGCCCGCGCCGCGCCCGCCGGGGTCCGCGGGCCCGCCCAGGCCGTCCCGCTCGCCGAGACCGTCCCGCTCGCCGAGGCCGTCCCGCTCGCCGAGGCCGTCCCGCCCGCCGTGCCGGGGCGGTCCGGCGAAGAGGTCCGTACGGCCGGACGCCGTGGCCNNNNNNNNNNNNTGCGCGCCGGCCAGCGCCGACTCCAGTTCCGCGATCCGGGCGTCCCGCTCGGCGAGTTCGGCGGCCAGCCGGTCCAGGACGTCGTCGACCTCGCCCATCCGGTAGCCGCGGGGCGCCAGCGGCAGCCGCAGCGCCTCGACGTCGGCGCGGCTGACCGGCCGGGTGAGCGGCAGCGGGTCCACCAGGTGCTCGGGGGGCGCCTCGGGCAGCACCTCGTTCTCCGCGCCGCCGACCACCGCGAGGGTCACCGCGGCCACGACGACGACCATCACCACAGCCAAGAACCAGAACACAGTGCGCCTCTCCCGGGGGCCGGAAACATGGAGCGTAGAACGTCCGGTGCCGATCGTGCCACGCGGTCGCGGCGGTTAGGGTCGCAGGGACGCCACACGAGGAGGACATACGGGATGCTGCGCCTGGGGCGACGCGAATTCGACGCGCACGAGCCGGTGGTCATGGCGATCGTGAACCGGACCCCCGACTCCTTCTACGACCGGGGGGCCACCTTCCGCGACGAGCCCGCCCTCGCCCGGGTCGAGCGGGCGGTGGCCGAGGGGGCGGCGATCATCGACGTCGGCGGGGTGAAGGCGGGGCCCGGCGAGGAGGTCGACGCCGACGAGGAGGCGCGGCGCACGGTCGGTTTCGTGGCGGAGGTGCGGCGGCGCCACCCCGACGTGGTGATCAGCGTCGACACCTGGCGGCACGAGGTCGGCGAGGCGGTGTGCGAGGCCGGGGCGGACCTGCTGAACGACGCCTGGGGCGGCGTCGATCCCCGGCTCGCGGAGGTCGCGGCGCGGTACGGGGCCGGGCTGGTGTGCACCCACGCGGGCGGCGCCGAGCCCCGGACCCGCCCGCACCGGGTCGCGTACGACGACGTGATGGCCGACATCCTGCGGGTGACGGTCGGTCTGGCCGAGCGGGCCGTGGCCCTGGGCGTGCCGCGGGAGTCGGTGCTGATCGACCCGGGGCACGACTTCGGGAAGAACACCCGGCACTCGCTGGAGGCGACGCGGCGGCTCGGGGAGATGGTGGAGACGGGGTGGCCGGTGCTGGTGTCCCTGTCGAACAAGGACTTCGTGGGCGAGACCCTGGACCGGCCGGTGAAGGAGCGGCTCGTCGGGACGCTGGCGACGACGGCGGTCTCCGCGTGGCTGGGCGCCCAGGTGTACCGGGTGCACGAGGTCGCCGAGACGCGGCAGGTGCTGGACATGGTGGCGGCCATCGCGGGGCACCGCGAACCGGCCGTCGCCCGGCGGGGACTGGCGTGACCGGCCGGGCCGCGCCCGCCCCGCGCCGGGCGCGGGGTCAGTGCCCGGTCTCCTTGCTGACCAGGGCCACCGCCTCGTCGACGTCGTCCGTCACGTGGAAGAGCATCAGGTCGTGCTCGGATGCCTTGCCCTGGGCGACGACCGTGTCGCGGAGCCAGTCGACCAGTCCCGACCAGTACTCCGTGCCGAACAGGACGATCGGGAAGCGGGTGACCTTGCGGGTCTGGACGAGGGTCAGCGCCTCGAACAGCTCGTCCAGCGTGCCCAGGCCGCCCGGCAGGACGACGAAGCCCTGGGCGTACTTGACGAACATCGTCTTCCGCACGAAGAAGTAGCGGAAGTTGACGCCGATGTCGACGTGCTGGTTGAGGCCCTGCTCGAAGGGGAGCTCGATGCCGAGGCCGACGGAGACGCCCTTCGCCTCGCGCGCGCCCCTGTTCGCGGCCTCCATGGCGCCCGGGCCGCCGCCCGTCACCACCGCGAAGCCCGCCTCGGCCAGCGCCCTGCCGATTCTCACCCCGGCCTCGTACTCGGGCGTGCCGGCCGGGGTGCGGGCCGAACCGAAGACGCTGATGGCACTGGGCAGTTCGGCCAGCGCGCCGAAGCCCTCGACGAACTCGGACTGGATGCGCATGACCCGCCAGGGGTCGGTGTGGACCCAGTCCGCGTCGCCCGCGGTGTCCAGCAGCCGCTGGTCGGCCGTGCCGGGCTGGACCTGCCCCCTGCGGCGGAGCACCGGCCCCAGCCGCTGCTCCGCCCGCGCGCCCGCCACCTCGGCCTCGGGGTTCTCCATGGTCTGCTCCCTCCGCTGAACATCGTCTTGCCGGGGTCAGCGTAGGACGGGAAATGTGACCGGTGGCGAAATTGTGGTGGTCAGGCAGTGAGCCAGTCGTACAGGCGCCGCTCGCAGTGGGTGATCCGCTCGACGGCCACGCGCTCGTCCCGCTTGTGCGCCAGGGTCGGGTCGCCGGGGCCGTAGTTGACGGCGGGCACGCCGAGCGCGCTGAAGCGGGAGACGTCGGTCCAGCCGAACTTCGGGCGGGCGGTGCCGCCGACCGCCTCCATGAACGCCGCCGCGGCCGGGTGGGAGAGGCCGGGCAGGGCGCCTCCGGAGTGGTCGTCGACCACGAACTCGTCCACGCCGCAGTCGGCGAACACCTCCCGCACGTGCTTCTCGGCCTCCTCCGGCGTGCGGTCGGGGGCGTAGCG
It includes:
- a CDS encoding magnesium transporter MgtE N-terminal domain-containing protein; translated protein: MAAGAARIFVSHLAGAPVFDPAGDQVGRVRDLVAMLRVGRRPPRVLGLVVEVIGRRRIFLPMTRVTGIESGQVITTGVLNVRRFEQRPTERLVLGELLDRRVRLVDGGDEVTVLDVAMSRLPARRDWEIDRVFVRRGSRGALRRRGETLTVEWSAVTGFSLEEDAQGAENLVATFERMRPADLANALHHLTPKRRAEVAAALHDDRLADVLEELPEDDQIEILGKLKAERAADVLEAMDPDDAADLLSELPEDEKERLLTLMRPDDAADVRRLMSYEERTAGGLMTTEPIVLRPDATVADALARVRQQDLSPALAAQVYVCRPPDETPTGKFLGTVHFQRLLRDPPFTLVSAIVDTDLEPLSPGTPLPAVASHLAAYNLVAAPVVDDGGSLLGAVTVDDVLDHLLPEDWRETEFGPEAEREAAYGA
- a CDS encoding DUF1003 domain-containing protein — translated: MVPDRTPERGAGRDRAGQRERPGHHQRERTVPRARLDQPLDQPRVRRPRLLPEYDPEAFGRLSERIARFLGTGRFIVWMTGVIIAWLTWNITMPDALRFDPYPFIFLTLMLSLQASYAAPLILLAQNRQDDRDRVNLEQDRAQNERSIADTEYLTREIAALRMGLGEVATRDWIRSELEDMVKELEGRGAVFPPAAPRRSDEGDR
- a CDS encoding Mrp/NBP35 family ATP-binding protein, with the protein product MTTEDAVREALATVNDPEIHRPITELGMVKSVEVGADGAVAVAVYLTVSGCPMRDTITKNVSEAVSRVEGVTRVDVSLDVMSDEQRKELAAALRGTTAEREVPFAKPGSLTRVYAVASGKGGVGKSSVTVNLAAAMAADGLKVGVVDADIYGHSVPRMLGADGRPTQVENMIMPPSANGVKVISIGMFTPGNAPVVWRGPMLHRALQQFLADVYWGDLDVLLMDLPPGTGDIAISVAQLVPNAEILVVTTPQQAAAEVAERAGSIAVQTHQKIVGVVENMAGLPCPHCGEMVDVFGTGGGQRVADGLTRTTGATVPVLGSIPIDVRLREGGDEGRPVVLSDPGSPAGTALRTIAGKLGGRQRGLAGMSLGITPRNKF
- a CDS encoding zf-HC2 domain-containing protein is translated as MSGVRPTPAEHHLGDRLAALVDGELGHDARERVLAHLATCARCKAEADAQRRVKSFFAESAPPPPSEGLLARLQGLSEGAAQDGGRPFGGGGPGAGARRPGHGPGRSVRSGPGAGTFLARPGGFPHLPLGGHAPAARGGFRIHGTGREAERPAWRGRRFVFAAAGAVSFAAIALGGAIPTGGTVEARGEAPGSSVTPLRSPSAGQSAAPAEGARRTPAGAGAATGRFADRPAPLLPGAQVRTRYPAAVPFLHAAPPRVGTGVLPLVGAPDPLPVSYPSYRTPPATVNGAPAGLVESTVRGAGGALSGQ
- the sigE gene encoding RNA polymerase sigma factor SigE, translated to MVGAPLDTTGADRGGAAEPVDRRGALRLRRFLRSAGEPKSVTDIADSTRAATETAATTATFAPDAEPQAWAPPTWEEIVSTHSGRVYRLAYRLTGNQHDAEDLTQEVFVRVFRSLSTYTPGTFEGWLHRITTNLFLDTVRRKQRIRFDALGEDAAERLPSRDPSPQQVFHDTHFDADVQQALDTLAPEFRAAVVLCDIEGLSYEEIAATLGVKLGTVRSRIHRGRSHLRKALKHRSPEARAGQRVVAGRAFAAVGGEGGTA
- a CDS encoding O-methyltransferase, with amino-acid sequence MPSVSPGTGAALRMLAATADAKAVAEIGTGTGVSGIYLLLGMRPDGVLTTVDPEPDRQQFARQAFRAAGFAGNRARFIPGRALDVLPRLADGGYDVVFCDGDRTEYPAYLDESLRLLRPGGLVCFEGVFADGRTVDSGVQPSEVLTLRELLRTVRESDELVPSLLPVGDGLLCAVRRG
- a CDS encoding DUF3117 domain-containing protein; translation: MAAMKPRTGDGPLEVTKEGRGIVMRVPLEGGGRLVVELTPDEAVALGEELKKVTS
- a CDS encoding enoyl-CoA hydratase/isomerase family protein, whose amino-acid sequence is MADTVLYEVSEGLATVTINRPDAMNAMNTEAKVALRDALQAAGADPAVRAVLLTATGRAFCVGQDLKEHVRSLTGEDAMRTVREHYNPIVRAITGMPKPVVAGVNGVAAGAGFGFALAADYRVVADTASFNTSFAGVALSADSGLSWMLPRLIGASRAADLMLFPRSLPAGEAYELGLVNRLVPAAELAAEAERTARALAEGPTLAYASIKEAMAYGAGHTLEESLVKEDELQTRAGASEDHRIAVEAFLAKEKPKYVGR